The Bacillota bacterium genomic interval TCTGGCCGAAATTAACAGGTGCAGAACCTTTAATTAAACTGTGCAGGATACTTTCATCAACAGCTATGGCAATACTGCCCCCGGCTTTGGATTTTGCCGAAGGAGAAGATATTTTACGGACATAGGTTATAAACACTTTTTCTGTATCAGTTGAAGAATTCACGGAGGGTGCCAGGGTAGACCTTTCTTTTTTTAGTCCCCAGTATTCCTTAATATCCGAATCATATAACTCGTAAATATATAGTCTATCTGGCATTATAGAGTTATCATCAGGATTATATTTTATTCCATCTGTGGAGACCAGCAGTTCATTATTTTTATAATATATTGTTATAGAATTTATTAATGGGTTTGCTGCTTTAATATTCTTTAAAAAATCAGATACTTTAAGCAAACCTGTATAATTACCTTCTATAGAATTTAAAAAATAGTATGAAATGTCAGGGTTATTTATTGCATTTTGAAGTACAATTAAAGATATTTTATCCACATTATCCAGTATAAAACTATCAATGGTGTGTTTAAAGTGATTAAGAAGGTCATTATTGGATTTTATTGCCCAATTTTTAATGTTATTGCTTTCAAGCCTGTAGGAAAATACAGCCATGAAACCAACACAGATAATTACGATAATTAGATAAGAAATAAATAGCTTATATAAATAACTTAGCTGTAAATATTTTGCATTTTTAATATTTTGCACATTTTTAATATCGAAAAATCTTTTTGATTTTTTTGAAAAATCTATTTCATGGTAATAATCCCAAAATTTGAGGTGCATTAAATAACCCTCCTTCAAAATACATTATAACTCATTGTTATTCTTTTTTAAAGGTCTTACTATAAGGTTTTCAAATTATTTACCATAAGTGCAAGAAAATTATCATTAGAAAATCAAATAAATTATTATGGTTGAAAGTTATTTATATTGAATTTCTCTCTCAAAGGTACTAACATAAAATCATAGTAGCCAGTTACTTATGATGTTTGTATTAATTTTCGTTATTTTCTATTAATTATATTATTGAACTAATATTGAACTAATTTCCGGTTTATGCCGGGATTAGTAAATAAAAAATCAAATATAAAAATCAAGGAGGTATTATCTTATGCAAAAAGCTAGAAAAAGACTTTCATTAGTACTAGTTATAGTACTATCTATACTAGTGCTTACAACTGGGTGTGTAGTGAGGGATACTGATACAGGACAAAAGACGGGGCCGGATAAGACTACAGAACAGACAAAAACGTCTGCGGATGAGCCAAAAGTTGAGCCCCCTGTAAAATTGAAAATGTTTTTTGGGGATGCGGGTATAGCTTTTCCAAATGATGTGGACAAAAGCAACAATCCATTCTTGAATGTTATTGAGAAAGCTGCTAATGTAGATTTGGAAATGATTCAGCCAGCATATGCGGATTTCCAGACAAAATTCAACTTAATGATGGCTTCCGGTGATATACCTGATATTGTACACTGTTGGTTCCACGCAGATATTGACAAGTATGGTGCTGATGGTGCATTTTTAGACTGGGAACCTCTAGTACAAAAGTCGCCTGTATTATCAAAACTTTATAATAAAGAAATGCTTGATATGATGAGGACAAATGATGGAAATATTTATAAATTATATACATTAAGCAATGATAACCCGCAGGGGACATATGCAAGAATAGACCTTATAAGAGAGGTAAACGGAGACAAGATGCCTATTACTCCGGATGACTGGTATGAAGTAATGAAAAAAGTTAAGGAGAAATACACGGATTCTGTTCCCCTTTCAAGCAGAGGCGGCTTCATGATGATGGATATGTTCTTTAAAGCTTTTGGTGCACAAGTTGACGGTAACGGCGTAAAAATGCAAGTAACACCTGACAATAAATATATCTGGGCTTTTGAATATCCTAAAATGAGAGACGCAATCGCATATCACAGGAAATTGTATGAAGAAGGATTACTTGACAAGACTTTTGTAACAAATACTGGAGTTGAATTTGCCAATAGAATCACCGAAAAGAACATGATGGTATGGCGCGGTGATTCTGCAGCAGTATTAGGGCAACAACAGCAGTTTGTTCAATTAGGAAAGAAGAATGTAATAATTGGCTTTGTTAATAATCCTATAGCGCCTGGAGTAGATCCTGAATTAGCATACTGGTCATATTCTCCTTTAGGGTGGCATATAGTTTCCATTTCTTCAAAGTGTACTAATGTTGATGCTGCTGTGAGAGTAATAGAGACATTTCTGGATTACGAAATTTGCAAACAGATGTCATGGGGACGCGAAGGCATAGAATATTATGTACGTCCTGACGGTACAAGACTTGTGGATGTTGAAGCAAGTGCCAAGACATATTATAGAAATGCTTATACATTCATGAGACAATACTGGTATCAGGAAGGTATGAATGTAAGAATGGCTACTGTACTTCCTACCATGGATGCTACACAGGCTTCAGAGTTTAGAAAGGCATGGGACTCTGGTATTGAAATTAGAAACAAGGAATCAGCAAAGGTGCCAATAATAACGCCTGCAAGTTTTGTTTCAACAATTGCTGACCTTGCTCCGAAGTCTAGTCAAGCGCGTGAGGAATCCAAAGCAATAATGTATAAGGCTGTTATAGGTGAGATATCAATGGAAGAGTATGACAGACAAGTTGCAGCCTGGCTGCAAAAATACAAATATATTACTGACGAATATACTAAGTCATTGCAAAAAGTAATCCAAGAAAGAGGAGATAAAAAAGTTTATCGGTCAAACTAAATAACTTTTATGTAGTGGCTTATATAGAAAAAGTGCACGTATTTAAGTTTTAGATATTATACTAATTTATTTTAATAATTTTTAGCAGTCACCGGGGATATGACTTGGTAAAAAGTCATACCCCCGGGAGTATATATATTTTTTGCAGCAGGGTTACGGAGGTGGTGTGAATGGCAGAAGCAGGTCAGATGAAAGCTGTACAGGTGACCAAGACAACAAAAAAAATAAAGTATAATAAAAATGGCAGACTGAGTTTTTTACCGGGCAGAGATATACCGATATATATGCTTCTTGCGCCTGCAGTAATATTGTTATTTGTCTTTCATTATATACCGATTTATGGTATTGTTATGGGTTTTCAGAATTACAGTCCTTTTAAAGGAGTATTTCGAAGTGAATGGGTTGGGTTATATCATTTTAAAAAATTCTTAACAGATGCAAGCTATTGGAGAGTAATGAAAAATACCGTAATAATAAATATATACTCCCTCATTTTTTCTTTTCCTGCACCAATTATATTTGCTTTGTTATTAAACGAAATAACTAATATGAAATTCAAAAGAACTGTACAGACAATAAGCTATCTTCCGTATTTTATATCATGGGTTGTTACGGCAGGACTTGTAATATCAGTACTTTCACCTACAACTGGAATAGTAAATATTATTCTTAACAAAGCCTTCGGTATGGAACCTATTTATTTTATGGTAAAAAAGGAATACTTTCGGACTATACTTATTAGCTCGGGTATATGGAAAGGTGTGGGAATGTCATCAGTATATTATCTTGCAGCAATAAGTTCTATTGATCCAAACCTATACGAAGCGTCAATAATAGATGGGGCTAATAGATGGAAACAAACGTGGTATATTACTCTTCCGGGGTTATCTTCCATTATTACTGTTCTTTTGTTACTACAAATTGGAAGTCTTTTAAGCATAGGATTTGAACAAGTATTTTTACTTTATAATCCGATGGTATATGAAGTCGCAGATGTTATCAGTACTTATACTTACAGGTTAGGTATTGAAGAGACGCAATTCAGTGCAACAACTGCTATAGGATTCACCCAATCAGTGGTAAATTTCGTTTTATTGTTTATTGCAAACAGAACTGCAAGAAAGGTTGCAGGATGGTCTGTATGGTAATATGAAAATTAGTAACTAGAAAGGGAAGAGTTATGATTAAATCAACGGGAAAAAAATTATTTGATGCATTTAATTATACATTTATGATTGTGTTTTGTATGTTAATTGTATTACCCTTCATGCATATTATAAGTATTTCATTAAGCAGCAAGGAAGCACTGATAAAAATGAGTGTCAGCTTCTGGCCAAAAGGGTGGGAATTTTCAGCGTATAAAGCTATACTAAGTGATAATGTATTTTTATGGTCAGTAGTAAATACCATTTATATCACAATAGTTGTAACAATATTAAACTTAATAATCGATGTAATGGCTGCATATGCCTTTTCAAAAAAATTTTATGGAAAAGCTTTTTTTAATTATTATTTTGTTTTGACAATGTATTTTTCAGGAGGATTAATTCCTTTTTATATATTAATGACAAATTACTTGCACTTGCAGAACACATACCTGTCACTTATACTTCCGGCACTGGTAAATGTTTTTTACATTATTGTAATACGCACCCAGATAGAATCAATTCCGACAAGCCTGGTGGAAGCAGCTATTATTGACGGAGCAACACAATCACAAGTACTTTTCAGAATAGTTGTTCCCTCCATTGTACCTACAATTGCGGCTATAGGGATGTT includes:
- a CDS encoding extracellular solute-binding protein; this encodes MQKARKRLSLVLVIVLSILVLTTGCVVRDTDTGQKTGPDKTTEQTKTSADEPKVEPPVKLKMFFGDAGIAFPNDVDKSNNPFLNVIEKAANVDLEMIQPAYADFQTKFNLMMASGDIPDIVHCWFHADIDKYGADGAFLDWEPLVQKSPVLSKLYNKEMLDMMRTNDGNIYKLYTLSNDNPQGTYARIDLIREVNGDKMPITPDDWYEVMKKVKEKYTDSVPLSSRGGFMMMDMFFKAFGAQVDGNGVKMQVTPDNKYIWAFEYPKMRDAIAYHRKLYEEGLLDKTFVTNTGVEFANRITEKNMMVWRGDSAAVLGQQQQFVQLGKKNVIIGFVNNPIAPGVDPELAYWSYSPLGWHIVSISSKCTNVDAAVRVIETFLDYEICKQMSWGREGIEYYVRPDGTRLVDVEASAKTYYRNAYTFMRQYWYQEGMNVRMATVLPTMDATQASEFRKAWDSGIEIRNKESAKVPIITPASFVSTIADLAPKSSQAREESKAIMYKAVIGEISMEEYDRQVAAWLQKYKYITDEYTKSLQKVIQERGDKKVYRSN
- a CDS encoding sugar ABC transporter permease yields the protein MKAVQVTKTTKKIKYNKNGRLSFLPGRDIPIYMLLAPAVILLFVFHYIPIYGIVMGFQNYSPFKGVFRSEWVGLYHFKKFLTDASYWRVMKNTVIINIYSLIFSFPAPIIFALLLNEITNMKFKRTVQTISYLPYFISWVVTAGLVISVLSPTTGIVNIILNKAFGMEPIYFMVKKEYFRTILISSGIWKGVGMSSVYYLAAISSIDPNLYEASIIDGANRWKQTWYITLPGLSSIITVLLLLQIGSLLSIGFEQVFLLYNPMVYEVADVISTYTYRLGIEETQFSATTAIGFTQSVVNFVLLFIANRTARKVAGWSVW
- a CDS encoding carbohydrate ABC transporter permease — its product is MIKSTGKKLFDAFNYTFMIVFCMLIVLPFMHIISISLSSKEALIKMSVSFWPKGWEFSAYKAILSDNVFLWSVVNTIYITIVVTILNLIIDVMAAYAFSKKFYGKAFFNYYFVLTMYFSGGLIPFYILMTNYLHLQNTYLSLILPALVNVFYIIVIRTQIESIPTSLVEAAIIDGATQSQVLFRIVVPSIVPTIAAIGMFIALGSWNSWFNVMLFINNNKMWTLQYYLRKLVMEKMITASLSEAGQRIMELGTVEITPENYQMAAIILVALPIVCIYPFVQKYFVKGILVGSVKE